In Dermacentor andersoni chromosome 4, qqDerAnde1_hic_scaffold, whole genome shotgun sequence, the following proteins share a genomic window:
- the LOC126535899 gene encoding uncharacterized protein, whose protein sequence is MSEAAGGDLPEPWLPPPTNGEPLRLPPVSTLMQAKDWATPPQQHELLLLSSEESSTSAAPSPAPSAARPFFPCAVCGKQLASRNVHQLHMRSHSGEKPFGCGLCGHRFSQKTSLTRHMRSHTGERPFPCEVCGKRFADKERIKIHMRTHTGEKPFGCHVCGKAFSQKSTVKRHMSVHTGEKPFGCPVCGKGFANRGNLNAHAKTHHQS, encoded by the coding sequence ATGAGCGAGGCGGCCGGCGGGGACCTGCCAGAGCCCTGGCTGCCGCCGCCCACCAACGGCGAGCCGCTGCGGCTGCCGCCGGTCTCGACGCTCATGCAGGCCAAGGACTGGGCCACGCCGCCGCAGCAGcacgagctgctgctgctgtcctccGAGGAGTCGTCCACGAGCGCCGCGCCCAGCCCGGCGCCCAGTGCGGCGCGGCCCTTCTTCCCGTGCGCGGTGTGCGGCAAGCAGCTGGCTTCGCGCAACGTGCACCAGCTGCACATGCGCTCGCACTCGGGCGAGAAGCCGTTCGGGTGCGGGCTGTGCGGCCACCGCTTCTCGCAGAAGACGTCGCTGACGCGCCACATGCGCTCGCACACGGGCGAGCGGCCCTTCCCGTGCGAGGTGTGCGGCAAGCGGTTCGCCGACAAGGAGCGCATCAAGATccacatgcgcacgcacacggGCGAGAAGCCGTTCGGCTGTCACGTGTGCGGCAAGGCCTTCTCGCAAAAGTCCACCGTCAAGCGGCACATGAGCGTCCACACGGGCGAGAAGCCCTTCGGCTGCCCCGTCTGCGGCAAGGGCTTCGCCAACCGCGGCAACCTCAACGCCCACGCCAAGACGCACCACCAGAGCTGA